The Microbacter margulisiae genomic sequence CGATCCGGAGATTATTATTATTCATGGAGATATACTTTTTGTGTAGCAGTTATCGGTAAATAAACATTCTCCGCTTTCCATAAATCACGCACAAATATAAACATTAATTTCAATCTCACATCAAAACCATCATCTAATTACGAGTATTTGCTACTTCTTCTAAATATTTCCTACTTTATGGTCTTATACCGACCTTTTAGGCTGGTAAGAGAAGCAGCGCAGGAGGTGCTTTACCTGATAATTTAAGTGCTTAGATTGGGCCTAACCACTCTTTCTTGTCATTTATGTTTGATGAAAGATCCACTATAACATAAAACCTTTCCTGACACACTTTATTGAATAGACCCGAAAAGCAGGAAATTAAAGAAGTGAGATGCAATTGACATTGACAACCTGAAGTTAAAGAAGTTACGGGAAGATCAGAAGTTAAGATTTGAGAAATCCAAAAAGTAAAATAGTGGACATAAGCCTACCATCCGCTATACTGTATTAAATCTCCCGACACCATTCAGGTTTTGGCAGGGCATCAAAACTGATATATCAATGATGCTGGCTATACGGGGGGATCTTCTGATCTTCCGGACATCGCAACGTCAAATCTCTATTGTCCATTTTTCAACTCTCCATTGCATCATTCTCTTTAGCAAAGAAATGATCTGGAAAATTCACCAGGTAAATCATTCCGGTGGCACGGGTGAAAGCAGTGTAAAGCCAGCGGTAATAATCAGCATTCAATTGGTCATCGGCCACCATCCCCTGGTCAACAAAGACGATCTGCCACTGCCCGCCCTGAGCTTTATGGCAGGTGACAGCATAGGCAAATTTCACCTGCAAAGCATTAAGGAATGGATCTTTCTGCATCTGTTTGGCCCGTTCCCGCCGGTTACCGATCGTGACATAATCTTCGCTTACCGCCTGAAACAATTTACGGCTCATCTCATCCATCCGTGCGGGAGAATCGGCCTGTAAAACATCCAACAAAACACGCGCCTCCATTTCACAATCGTAGTCGAGAAAACGCACCAGTACATCGGCAAAACGGAAGCCGTAGAGCTCATGGTGCCGCAGAATCCTTCTGATCTCCACAATATCACCATTGGCTATAAAATCCATTTCAGCATATGTTTTACTCCAGAAATAGTTATTCTTAACCACCATCAGCAGATCACCTGTAGCAAGCTCCTCCTCTTTCATCAGTACACGGTTTCGGATGCCGTTATTATAAAGATTTGCCCGCTTATTGGAACGCGTTATGACGATGGACTCCTCCAGCCCAGAGTGGGAATAAGCAGATTGAATGGTGTCGATGAGCTCATCACCAGGGAGCCGTTTCACATCAGGAAAAGCAAGCCGAAACCGGGGTGTAGCAGGCCATACGCCAGCATCAACTTTCTGGCGCAACAACGTGGCGTTGTACAAGATACCACTCTCAACGGCTTGTCTCACCACCTGAGTCAAAGTGAATGTTGATACATTCAAACCAAAACTTTGCAATATTCCCTCATCCAGTGCAGGACTGACCGGCTGCATCACGGGAGGGAGCTGCGCAGTATCGCCCAATAGGATCAGGCTACATCCTTCGGCACTGAAGACAAAATGAAGCAGATCGTCAAGCAACTGCCCGGTGCCGAACAGCATGCCGTCGCCTGTATAATTGGCAATCATCGAGGCTTCGTCCACAATAAAAAGCGTATGCGGCTGCAGGTTATTATCCAGTACGAATGTCATCTCCACCGCCGACTTTTGCCTGTAAATATGTTTATGAATTGTTTGTGCCGGTTGCCCGGAATAATGCGTCAACACCTTTGCCGCACGTCCTGTCGGGGCAAGTAACACAATCTTTTGCTCCATTTCAATCAGCGTTTTCACCAAAGCGCTCACCACCGATGTCTTCCCCGTACCGGCATATCCTTTAAGCAGAAACACACTTTCGCGCTGGCGTGAAGTCAGGAACGCAGCCAATCGACGGATCAACACCTGCTGTTCTTCCGTTGGGGTGAAAGAAAAGCTATTCAAAATTTTTGTTTGGAGGAATTGATCGAGCATACCGATAAATAAACTTATTGCGGGAGCAGTTACGTGTTAACAAAGGTACGAAACGAATTTGGAAGATTATAAGAAATCATCATCCAATAAAGTTTCGCATTTCCCATAATACTAACTCTACGAGGTTTATTCAATAGTTATGCTGCCTTTGCGAATAGGATTAACTGACAGAGACAACCGACATAGATGCGTCAGTAGAGAAAACAATCAACTCAAGTCAGACACAATAGTCCCGAACAGCAATCATAAATCATTAACAATAAATCTTTTAAAACAAAAATCATACCAGATAAATAAAAACAAGCCTATTATACAAACCAGCAAATATAACTTTCGCAAGCCAGACATAAATAACCTGCTGATTGCGTGTACTTCTTCAACAAATGTCAACAATTTTTACCTTTCACTTTCTATTCTTTTGAGCTATCTTTGAACGTCGGTTATGTAAAAGCCGGATATAAACACATTGAAGACTCCGGTCAAACATAATCCACCAAACAATTGTTTCATTTCTAATTCAGTATACCATATAAAACAAGCATATACCATTCAACAGAAAAGAATTGAATTAACATGCGGGGTTTATTGGTTCTTTAAAAACAAATTTATTATCGTATGAAACGACTAGCCGCTTTTATTTTGTTCGCATTCATTACGCTCTCCGTGTTTTCGCAGGTTAAATGCACATACGTCCCTGATATTTTGGGAGATGGATTCCAGAAAACCACGCTCGACATGGGCGTTGATTACAGCGGACCCGTTGTTGCCACCCTGATACGGAAATTAAACCCTGACACAACGGTACATAAAGCAGTGCTCTATATTCACGGTTATGATGACTATTTCTTCCAGAAAGATATGGCGAACGAATATATCAAACACGGATATAACTTCTACGCACTGGATTTACGCAAATGCGGACGCTCTATACTGCCCGGACAAATTAAATTCGACGTACGCAATGTTGTTGAATATTACGGCGAAATCGACGAGGCATTGCAAATCATTCATCAGGAGAAGAACCACTGGGTATTGCTAAGCGGGCACTCGATGGGCGGCCTGGTGGCTTCAGTATATGCCGAAGACCGTATCGGAAAAGAAAAGTTCGATGCTTTGTTCCTCGACAGTCCTTTCTTCGACTGGAATGTCAGTCCTGTGGTCAGGGCTACCATTCTGCCAATTGCTGCTGACGAAGGTTCAAGACATCCGGAAAAAACGCGTAAGGGGCCTGATTATTCACTCTACGGCGAGAGCCTAAATAAGAACTTCAAAGGTGAATGGAATTACAACCTCGAATGGAAAATGTTGCAGGTACCAGTCATGACCTACGGATGGATAAGCGCCATGTACAACGCCATTCAAAGGGTACAAGACGGACTGCATATCCAGAAACCGGTGCTGGTGATGATCTCCGACCGATCCATCCATCCAAAGACATGGACAAATGATCTCTTCAAAGCCGATGCTGTACTCAATGTTAATTCAATAAAGAAATATGCGGCAAACATTGCCACCAATGTGCAGATCATTCAGATCCACGACGGCATGCACGACCTGGTACTCTCGCCAAAGCCAGTACGCGACGTGGTGTATAAAGACCTGTTCAATTATCTGTCAACCATTGCACCTAAAAATTCAATGCAGGCAAAATAGTTGTCAATGTCTGGCATATTGAACTGAAGTTGCAGGCATAAGAACTATAGGTTATTAAAGACAAGCACAATGAAACGCAAGTTCCATTTCTTTACATTCATCTATCAGTGGTGCATTTTTGTTCCGCTTTTTACGATAAGCACCATTATGACGGCTATATCCACAATCATTCTGGCACCTATTTTCAAGGACAGCGATATCACGTACTGGCCGGCGCGCAAATGGTCGCGGTTTGCATGCAAGGGGATGTGTATCAAAACAGAAATCATCGGACGAGAAAAAATTGATTCTTCGCAATCCTATGTTTTTGCCGCCAACCACCAGAGCGCATACGATATTTTCCTCATCTATGGATGGCTAAACAACCGTTTCAAATGGATCATGAAGAAAGAGCTGCGTAAAATCCCACTGGTAGGCGCTGCCTGCGAGTCGGCAGGCCATATCTTCATTGATCGAAGCAGTACGGTATCGGCGCTAAAAAGCATCGAAACTGCACAACGGAAACTGCAAAATGGCGCTTCTATCACCGTCTTCCCCGAAGGAACCCGTTCCGCAACAGGAAAAATGGGAAAATTCAAACGTGGAGCATTTACTATTGCCGGTTCAATCGGGCTTCCTATTGTGCCGTTAACCATTAAAGGCACCTTTGAGGTGATGCCCAAGAACAGTTACAACATCCATTCCGGCAAACTGACCCTGATTATCCATGACCCGATCCCCTATTCCAAGGAGTTGTTTGAAGATAACCAACAGGTGCTGATCAATCAGGTGCATGATATCATTGAACAAGGATTATAGCAATAATTGTCCTTATTCTAAAATTCTGAATATTTTTGTCTTATCACCAACACATATCTCAACGCATTGTTTCATTCGGGAGACGTTGTTTTTGGGTGTTCATCATCGGAGCTCTTGCCGGGAAAGGGTTTCTCTCTGCTCATCCAAAAACATACCACAAAACAACCCCGATGGAAAGTGTCGCTCTGCTTTTCACGCATGGAAAATACCAGCAGGCAGACTCTTTACTGTTGACTATTGATTCACGGCAACCTTTATGGAACATCTGGAAACAAAAGATTGACACAGCCCTGCAACTGGTACAACACCCGATCCTCTGCCATCCTGACGTAATGGCAATAAACGACACACAGGAAGACACCTATTGGCCTGCTATTTCACCCGACGGAACGTTGCTGGCCGTTACCGATAGCCATCGAGGTACCACTGACGAGGCAGGCTCCGAAGAGGATGTACGCTTCTTTAAAAAAAAGAGCACCGGCAACTGGATTCGGGACATGCTTCCGGAAAAGTTTATCAATACTCCGGCCAACGAAGGCTCTGTATGTTTTTCCGTAGATGGAAGGTATCTCTTTTTCGTGGCTTCCGACAGAAGCGACGGATTGGGTAGTTGCGACATCTACTACCTGATCCGGCATGGTAACGGCTGGTCATTTCCTATGCATCCTGAATCTCCTTTGAATACACGTTTCTGGGAAAGCAACCCTTCCCTGTCAAGCGACGGACGAATGCTCTACTTCTGCTCCAACCGTCCAGGTGGAATCGGAGGAATGGATATCTGGTCGTGCCGCGTGCAACCGCAAGCCGATGGAACGTTACTATTTTATGATGCTAAGAATCTCGGCAGACCGGTCAACACTCCGCAAAATGAATTTTCTCCTTTTATTCATCCCGATAACCGGACGCTTTATTTTTCATCCGACGGGCATCCGGGACTGGGAGGCGAAGATATTTTTCTCACTCACAGAAGTCAGTCAGGGAAATGGACAGAACCCCGAAATATAGGATATCCCATCAATTCTCCCGGTGATGATGAAGGGTTCACCACCGATGCACAGGGCATAATGGGATACTACTCTTCGAATGCTTTCGAATCTGATTCGACATTCTCCAGACAACAAATTTATCAGGTAAAATTACCGGTGACCGATCGGCCAGCACCAATGAAATGCACGCAAGGGAATATACTTCCTTCGGCACTTGCTATCCCTACTCCCAATGTTGTGCAGGTAATTAACCTGAAAACAGACCGAGTCGTTTTCAACACCCTTGCCGACAGATATACCGGAAACTTTACTATATGTTATCCCGATACGGGAAGATATGCGCTATCTATTGTCAAAGAGGGCTACCTGTTCCATTTTTCTCTCCTGAATGACTCAGTTCCAACAGCCAACATCCCATTAGCTAAAATAGCTGTTGGAGAAAAGGTTGCCCTACAGAATATCTATTTTGAGTTTAATTCTGCTAACTTACAACCCGCATCAACAGCCGAACTAAACCAACTTGGCATGCTGCTGGAAAACAATCCCTCCATGCACCTGTTAATTGCAGGATATACCGATAGTATCGGCAGCAAAAGTTATAATATTCAACTATCTTTGCAACGAGCCGAAGCGGTGGTCAGTTATCTGGTTTCGCACGGTATTTCTTCTGACCGGCTGCAAACCAAAGGATATGGAAGCACATATGCAGTGGGCAATAATGAAACAGCACAGGGACGTGCCCTCAACAGGCGAACGGAAGCCATTGTCATACACGAATAAAAGACACATCTAATTCTAACCATTAACAATAACAGACATGCAACTGAATCTAAAAAATCCGCTTATCATTTTTGACCTTGAAACAACAGGAATGAACATCGCTACGGACCGCATCATTGAGCTCTCTTATCTTAAAATATATCCGAACGGCAAAGAAGAAGGGAAAACGCTTCGGGTAAATCCGGGGATGCCTATCCCGCCCGAGACAACCGCTATTCATGGCATTAAAGATGAAGATGTGGCATCCGCGCCGACCTTTGGATCGATTGCCAAAAACCTTGCTAAAGATTTCGAGGGATGCGATCTGGCCGGATACAATTCAAACCGGTTTGACATCCCATTGCTGGCAGAAGAGTTTTTGCGCGCCGATGTCGATATTGATCTGATGAAAAGAAAGTTTATTGATGTACAGACCATCTTCTACAAGAAAGAGCCACGCACACTGTCAGCTGCATATAAATTCTATTGCGAAGGTGATTTGGAAAATGCTCATAGCGCCGAGGCCGATACACGGGCTACTTATGAGGTACTGAAAGCACAATTAGATCGATATGAGGACATTAAAAATGATGTCAGTTTCCTGTCAAAATATTCCGCATTCACACGTAACGCTGACTTTGCCGGACGTATCGTATTTGACGACAATGAGGAAGAGGTGTTTAATTTTGGCAAATACAAAGGACAAAAAGTAGCCGATGTATTGAAAAAAGATCCAGGATATTACGGATGGATCATGCAAGGTGATTTCACATTGCATACAAAAAAAGTTGTCACCAACGTCAAGCTGAGAAGTTTCAATAAATAACAAAGCCGGTAGATAGTAGGTGGTAGGACGGTAGTGTAGTAGAAATCAGAGAATCTGAAGTTAAGGAAGAATTGGGAACCAGGAAAGAAGGCCTTCGGTTGTCTTCTGTTTTTTGTCTTTAGACTTGTTGTTTGCCTTCAATCTCTGAAATAAACAGCGAATCATTGACAGTGAAGATTTGAAGAAGAAAAACTCTGGTCTTTTTGAACATCATACCGTTAGTTGGGTTTTCCGATTTCTCGATTATTCATCTCTTCTTAAACTTCTCATTTTCAGAGCTTAATTAACTTATTTCTAACTCATAATACAACAACTATTTATGAAAGACTATAAAAAACAATTCATCATCAAAGCACCCCCTCAGGACGTATATGCTGCCTTGACAAACGCCCATATCATCTCTATCTGGACAGGTGAAGAGGCTGTAATGGAGGCCATTCCCAATACCGAATTTTCATGGTGGAATGGAGATATCTGTGGATTGAACCTTGAATTTGAACCCAATACGAAGATTGTTCAGCAATGGTATTTTGGAGAAGATGAGGAAGCGGCTTCTATCGTGACATTAAAATTGCATCCCGATAGACAGGGAACAAGTCTGGAGATTATGCAGACCAATATCCCTGATGAAGCCTGCGAAAATATCACGGAAGGATGGAAAGATGCCATTGTAACCCCGTTGCGGGATTTACTGGAAGATTAGATATCAATGGCGAGTCTTATTATCAATCAGGGGACAACACCCATAAAAACAATGACACTCAAACAGCAAAAACATAAATGATTTATTGATTTTAACTCAAAATAATTACTGTTTCATGTTTTTTCTGGCAATTTTGTTTCAATCTTTTGGTTTTTCAAAATAATGACGTATATTTGCAGCGTGAAAATTGACACAAATGAATTCTTCATCTTTCATATTGCTAGGCCTACGACTTTTGTGCACACAAGTACAGAAGTGAAAGGGCATGACGTTATTTTTTTAATACTCAAAAACACAAAAGCCTTTCTCACTTCAATGTGAGGAGGCTTTTTTTAATGATAACAGACAAACACTTTTAACTCTCATACATCATGGACAAATTGTATATCTTCGACACAACATTACGCGATGGAGAACAAGTTCCGGGTTGTCAGCTGAACACCGTGGAAAAAATTGAAGTTGCCAAATCGCTCGAAGCATTAGGTGTCGATATTATCGAAGCGGGATTTCCCATTTCAAGCCCAGGAGATTTTAATTCAGTGGTCGAAATCTCAAAAGCCGTCACTTGGCCTACCATTTGCGCCTTGACGAGAAGTGTAGAAAAAGATATTGATGTTGCCGCCCAGGCACTCCAATATGCCAAGAAAAAACGTATTCATACCGGCATTGGCACATCCGACTACCATATCTTATATAAATTCAATTCAACTCAGGAAGAGATTTTGCAACGTGCTATAGCAGCCGTTAAATATGCAAAGAAATATGTGGAAGATGTTGAATTCTACGCCGAAGATGCAGGTCGCACCGATAACGAATATTTGGCACGGGTAGTAGAAGCCGTTATCAAAGCCGGAGCAACAGTGGTAAACATCCCTGACACAACCGGCTATTGCCTCCCAACCGATTATGCAACAAAAATAAAATACCTGTACGAACATGTCAACGGGATTCAAAATGCTATTATATCTACCCATTGCCATAATGATTTAGGAATGGCTACTGCCAACACATTGGCAGGTGTAATGAACGGCGCCCGCCAGGTGGAAGTCACCATCAACGGCATCGGTGAACGAGCCGGCAACACCGCCCTCGAAGAAATTGTCATGATCCTCAATAGCCACAAAGAACTAAATGTTCAAACCAACATCAATACCCGAAAAATCACTTCCATAAGCCGCATGGTGTCAAGCCTGATGAATATGCCGGTACAACCTAACAAAGCCATCGTAGGGCGCAATGCGTTTGCCCACTCTTCAGGTATCCATCAGGATGGCGTTTTGAAGAATCGCGAGAGCTATGAGATCATCGATCCGAAAGATGTCGGGATTGATGAAAACTCCATTGTACTGACAGCCAGGAGTGGACGGGCAGCATTGAAGCATCGGCTTCAAATGCTGGGTGTAGAACTTAAAGATAGCAAACGACTTGATGAGATTTATGAGGAATTCCTTAAATTAGCGGACCGAAAAAAAGATATCAACGACAACGATCTGCTGTTGCTGGCAGGCAAAGAAAGAGCAGCAAACCAACGGATTAAACTGGAATACCTGCAAGTCACTTCAGGAGTCGGCATTCGATCAGTAGCCAGTGTCGGGCTGAACATTGCCGGAGAACAGTTTGAAGCGGCTGCCACAGGAAATGGGCCAGTGGATGCAGGTATCAACGCCGTCAAGCGGATTATCAACCGAAAGACAACTTTGAATGATTTTCTTATCCAGGCTATCACCAAGGGTAGTGACGATGTAGGAAAAGTCCACATGCAGGTAGAATATGAGGGTAACGTCTATTATGGATTTGCAGGTAATACGGATATTATAGCAGCTTCCGTTGAAGCGTATATTGATGCTATCAATAAATTCGTCAGGTAGCAAAAATTCATACCAAAATAAATATTCACAATAAATATATAACGCAATTTCAATTACACCATTAGTTATGCCAAGCACATTATTTGATAAAATCTGGGATGCACACGTAGTTACCGCCGTTAAAAACGGACCGACACAACTTTATATAGACAGGCATTACTGTCATGAGGTAACCAGTCCGCAAGCTTTCGACGGATTACGCAAAAGAGGGTTACAAGTTTTCAGACCTGAAAAAACCACTCTGTCTCCCGACCACAACATACCGACTTTGTTTCAGGACCAACCAATCAAAGATCCTATTTCTAAAAACCAGGTGGATACATTAACCCGTAACGCACAAGAATTCGGGTTAACCATGTATGGACTGGGACATGCTAAAAATGGCATTATCCATGTCATTGGCCCAGAAAACGGATTGACACTGCCCGGAATGACGATCGTTTGCGGCGACAGTCACACATCCACTCACGGAGCTTTTGGTTCCATCGCTTTCGGCATTGGAACCAGCGAAGTAGAAATGGTACTGGCTTCACAATGCATCCTCCAGCCTCGTCCCAAAACCATGCGTATCACCTATAACGGGAAATTACAACAAGGAGTCACAGCAAAAGATATTGCTTTGTATACCATTTCACAACTGACAACAGGTGGCGCTACCGGATATTTTGTTGAATATGCCGGCGAAGCAATCCGTTCACTGTCAATGGAAGAACGGATGACGGTTTGCAACCTGAGTATCGAAATGGGTGCCCGTGGCGGCATGATTGCTCCCGATGAAACCACTTTTACATACGTCAAAGGGCGCGAATTCGCGCCTAAAGGCGAAGCTTGGAGTAAAGCATTGGCATACTGGCAAACATTACCTACGGAAGAGGGGGCTGTTTTCGATCGTGAAGTGACTTTTGATGCCTCACAAATTGAACCGATGATTACATACGGCACCAATCCGGGCATGGGAATTTCAATCCACGCTTCTATTCCGTCCATCAACCAGATTGATCCTGCCGGACAAATTTCATTCGAAAAATCATTGAAGTACATGGGTTTTGCTCCGGGCGAACAAATGGAAGGGAAAGCCATTGATTATGTCTTTCTTGGCAGTTGCACCAATGGCCGGATTGAGGACTTTAGAGCTTTTGCATCCATTGTAAAAGGCAAGAAAAAAGCTGACAATGTGATAGTCTGGCTGGTTCCGGGTTCCTGGGCTGTTGAAAAACAAATTCGCGCCGAAGGATTGGATAAAATATTGGAAGATGCAGGATTTGAACTTCGTCAACCCGGTTGTTCGGCATGTCTGGCAATGAACGAAGATAAAGTTCCGGCAGGTAAATATGCCGTCTCAACGTCCAACCGGAATTTCGAAGGGAGACAAGGCCCTGGTTCGCGTACTTTGCTTGCAGGTCCGTTGGTTGCAGCAGCAGCAGCGATTACAGGACAAATCACCGATCCAAGAACGCTGTAATCAAAAGCGACGATTCGTTATGATACTGTACAATAATCACATGAATCATCCAACACTTAATTTTCATAGACAAATTAATTCATAACATAATGGAAAAATTTCAAACCATCACATCAACCTGTGTCCCCCTTCCCATTGAGAATGTGGACACTGACCAGATCATTCCTGCTCGTTTTCTGAAAGCAACCACACGCGAAGGATTTGGTGCCAATCTGTTTGCCGATTGGCGTTATGACAAATCAGGAGCACCAATCAGTAGTTTCGTTTTAAATAATTCCACTTATTCCGGTCAAATGCTGGTCGCTGGAAAAAATTTCGGAAGCGGTTCAAGCCGTGAACATGCTGCATGGGCAATCGCAGGCTATGGATTCAAAGTAGTCGTATCCTGTTTCTTTGCAGATATATTTAAGGGAAATGCACTGAATAACGGGGTACTACCGGTTGTTGTATCAGATAATTTTTTGGCAAAGCTTTTCGCAGATATTCAAAGTAACGCAAAAACAACGATTACGGTGAACCTCGAAGAACAAACTATTCGTAATAATGCAAGTGGGGTGTCCGAAAGTTTTGAAATCAATGCTTATAAAAAAGAATGCCTGCTGAATGGTCTCGATGATATCGACTATTTGCTAAGCAAAAAAGGAGCTATTGAAGCATGGGAAAAAGCACACGAAGCATAACTCATTAAACTGAGAACATTAAAGTGCATGCATTGAAAACCTATGCATGCACTTTTTTATTATCAGATAAATAAGAGGGACAATTACTTCTTTAGAAGATATTGCATAATAATGTCCGAAGCTCCTTTGTTTTTCTGCACATACAAGCCGGATGCTTCTCCTGCCTGAGCCAAGAATTGATCGTCTTGTAAAAACCTAAGCAACAATGCATTCAACTCATCACCGGATGCAATGGAAAATCCCCCACCCTCAGCAATTAAATCACGCGCCTCTCGAAACTTATGATAGTTAGGTCCAAAAATAACCGGAATGTGGTACACCGCAGCTTCCAGAACGTTATGAATGCCAACACCAAAACCACCTCCGATATAGGCCATCTCTCCATAACGATAGATAGACGAAAGCAAACCAATACTATCAATCACCAGACAATCCGCAGCCGCCACATTTTCAATGGTAGCTTGTGAATAACGAATAAATGGTCGCTTCAACGATGCACAAATAGCTTCCACATGCGATTCGCTGGTTACATGCGGGGCTAGGATAAGTTTTAATTCAGGATGTATATTAAAAAAAGAGACAAGCAATGATTCGTCTGCAGGCCAGGAGCTGCCAGCAACCAAAACATGATTTCCAGTTGCGAAAGCTTCGACAACAGGCAATTGTTTTGCCTGCCCGGCAATAGTTGCTACTCTATCGAAACGGGTATCGCCAGCCACCGTCACATGCTGCACGCCAATTGCCGCAAGCAAATCACTGGAGGTTTTATCCTGCACAAATAAATGTTCATATAATGAAAGAAGATTTCTGTAGAAGAATCCGTATTTTTTGAAAAACAACTGGTTAGGACGAAATATGGCAGAAACCAGATAAATAGGTACGTTACGTCTGTGTAAAGCATATAAATAATTTGCCCAAAATTCATATTTGATGAATACCGCTTTTTGAGGCTGCACCCTATCTAAAAACGAATGAACCTGATGTGGCGTATCAAATGGCAGGTAACACACCACATCCGCCAAGTCATACTTCTTTCTGACTTCATACCCGGACGGAGAGAAAAAGGTCAATACAATTTGTGCTTCAGGCATTCGTTGTTTCAAATCTTCCATCAAAGGGCGCCCCTGTTCAAACTCGCCGAGCGAGGCAGCATGAAACCAAACGGTATATTGATTTTTCTGTAACTTAGCATCAAGCAAAGCAAAGGTATTCTTTTGTCCTTGTATCATAAGGCGTGCTTTACTATTGAAGAGTGCAGCAATTCGCACCAGACATTGATAGGAAAGGATTGACAAGGTGTATAATAGACGCATAATTGAATGTTGTGTTTTTGAAAGTACAAAGTTACCTTTTTTGTTGCAATCAAAACAACACATTGTAGCGCATAAAAAAAGAGACCGTGCTTATACAACAGTCTCTTTTACAAATTATTAAAACGAAAACTCTCTACTGAACCAAGACTTTACAAACATCATCTCCTGATTTGACAACATAAAAGCCGGAAGCAATCGGAATATCCACAGTAGAAGCAACATTGTTAATGGTAGTCATTTTCAATCCGGAAACACTATATATTTCAACAGGTTCAATAGCTCCAGTTACCCTGATTCTCCCTTTTGTGGAGACTACAGATATTGTTGACTGCTTGGCAGTTTTCAGATCTGTAGCCACGGCTTGCAATGCCTGAATAGCAACATTATCAATACCAAGCGCCTGGGCATTTGTTGTCACACTTTTCGATGACACCGAATAATTCCATGCCAAAAAAATACTTTGATTACTTGCCAATGCAGAAGGTAATGACAAAACTTCATTTGAAACAGAACTGATACTTCCCGGAGTAGGTGAAAATCCACTATTATCCGCATCAGCGGGGAAAACAGTCATAAATTTATCGCCTGCAACTGTCCAATGTTCACCATCTGTAGA encodes the following:
- the leuD gene encoding 3-isopropylmalate dehydratase small subunit, which translates into the protein MEKFQTITSTCVPLPIENVDTDQIIPARFLKATTREGFGANLFADWRYDKSGAPISSFVLNNSTYSGQMLVAGKNFGSGSSREHAAWAIAGYGFKVVVSCFFADIFKGNALNNGVLPVVVSDNFLAKLFADIQSNAKTTITVNLEEQTIRNNASGVSESFEINAYKKECLLNGLDDIDYLLSKKGAIEAWEKAHEA
- a CDS encoding 2-isopropylmalate synthase, which translates into the protein MMDKLYIFDTTLRDGEQVPGCQLNTVEKIEVAKSLEALGVDIIEAGFPISSPGDFNSVVEISKAVTWPTICALTRSVEKDIDVAAQALQYAKKKRIHTGIGTSDYHILYKFNSTQEEILQRAIAAVKYAKKYVEDVEFYAEDAGRTDNEYLARVVEAVIKAGATVVNIPDTTGYCLPTDYATKIKYLYEHVNGIQNAIISTHCHNDLGMATANTLAGVMNGARQVEVTINGIGERAGNTALEEIVMILNSHKELNVQTNINTRKITSISRMVSSLMNMPVQPNKAIVGRNAFAHSSGIHQDGVLKNRESYEIIDPKDVGIDENSIVLTARSGRAALKHRLQMLGVELKDSKRLDEIYEEFLKLADRKKDINDNDLLLLAGKERAANQRIKLEYLQVTSGVGIRSVASVGLNIAGEQFEAAATGNGPVDAGINAVKRIINRKTTLNDFLIQAITKGSDDVGKVHMQVEYEGNVYYGFAGNTDIIAASVEAYIDAINKFVR
- the leuC gene encoding 3-isopropylmalate dehydratase large subunit; this encodes MPSTLFDKIWDAHVVTAVKNGPTQLYIDRHYCHEVTSPQAFDGLRKRGLQVFRPEKTTLSPDHNIPTLFQDQPIKDPISKNQVDTLTRNAQEFGLTMYGLGHAKNGIIHVIGPENGLTLPGMTIVCGDSHTSTHGAFGSIAFGIGTSEVEMVLASQCILQPRPKTMRITYNGKLQQGVTAKDIALYTISQLTTGGATGYFVEYAGEAIRSLSMEERMTVCNLSIEMGARGGMIAPDETTFTYVKGREFAPKGEAWSKALAYWQTLPTEEGAVFDREVTFDASQIEPMITYGTNPGMGISIHASIPSINQIDPAGQISFEKSLKYMGFAPGEQMEGKAIDYVFLGSCTNGRIEDFRAFASIVKGKKKADNVIVWLVPGSWAVEKQIRAEGLDKILEDAGFELRQPGCSACLAMNEDKVPAGKYAVSTSNRNFEGRQGPGSRTLLAGPLVAAAAAITGQITDPRTL
- a CDS encoding 3-deoxy-D-manno-octulosonic acid transferase, producing the protein MRLLYTLSILSYQCLVRIAALFNSKARLMIQGQKNTFALLDAKLQKNQYTVWFHAASLGEFEQGRPLMEDLKQRMPEAQIVLTFFSPSGYEVRKKYDLADVVCYLPFDTPHQVHSFLDRVQPQKAVFIKYEFWANYLYALHRRNVPIYLVSAIFRPNQLFFKKYGFFYRNLLSLYEHLFVQDKTSSDLLAAIGVQHVTVAGDTRFDRVATIAGQAKQLPVVEAFATGNHVLVAGSSWPADESLLVSFFNIHPELKLILAPHVTSESHVEAICASLKRPFIRYSQATIENVAAADCLVIDSIGLLSSIYRYGEMAYIGGGFGVGIHNVLEAAVYHIPVIFGPNYHKFREARDLIAEGGGFSIASGDELNALLLRFLQDDQFLAQAGEASGLYVQKNKGASDIIMQYLLKK